One genomic segment of Pyruvatibacter mobilis includes these proteins:
- a CDS encoding dipeptidase: MFKWTAIIIGALAVIYYGLAWFIVPGALERPTNRVLEHAPYQVSDTAMKLHERLTIADLHSDTLLWSRDVLDRADRGHVDVPRLVEGNVALQVFSVVTKVPDGQNYEENSADSDQITLAAMAQAWPVSTWGSLLERALYQADKLATAAERKPDALKLIRTRADLDALLAARAGNPGLVGGLLATEGSHPLEGDIANVEVLYEAGYRMFGLHHFFDNDLGGSLHGLTGEGLNAYGREVVKAAEARKIIIDVAHSSPNAVADVLDMATRPVVVSHTGVRGACDSVRNLSDGLMQRIASQGGLIGIGYWEGAVCDISPAGIARSIVYAVNLVGEDHVALGSDYDGATQVAFDTSELAVLTDELLKAGLPEETIAKVMGGNLIRFLRANLPAD, encoded by the coding sequence ATGTTCAAATGGACCGCGATCATCATCGGCGCACTGGCCGTCATCTATTACGGCCTGGCCTGGTTCATCGTGCCCGGCGCGCTGGAGCGGCCGACCAACCGGGTGCTGGAGCACGCGCCCTATCAGGTGAGCGATACGGCCATGAAGCTGCATGAGCGGCTCACCATCGCCGACCTGCACTCCGACACCCTGCTGTGGAGCCGCGATGTGCTGGACCGCGCGGACCGCGGCCATGTGGATGTGCCGCGCCTTGTGGAAGGCAATGTGGCGCTGCAGGTGTTCTCGGTCGTCACCAAGGTGCCGGACGGCCAGAACTATGAAGAGAACTCAGCCGACAGCGACCAGATTACCCTGGCCGCCATGGCGCAGGCCTGGCCGGTGTCCACCTGGGGCAGCCTGCTGGAGCGCGCGCTCTACCAGGCCGACAAGCTGGCGACCGCCGCCGAGCGCAAGCCGGATGCCCTCAAACTGATCCGCACCCGCGCGGACCTCGACGCCCTTCTCGCCGCCCGCGCCGGCAATCCCGGCCTCGTCGGCGGCCTGCTGGCCACCGAGGGCTCCCACCCGCTTGAAGGCGACATCGCCAATGTGGAGGTACTCTATGAGGCGGGCTACCGCATGTTCGGCCTGCACCATTTCTTCGACAATGATCTCGGCGGCTCCCTGCACGGTCTCACCGGCGAAGGCCTCAACGCTTATGGCCGCGAGGTGGTGAAGGCCGCCGAAGCCCGCAAGATCATCATTGATGTGGCCCACTCCTCCCCCAACGCGGTGGCGGACGTGCTCGACATGGCCACCCGGCCGGTCGTGGTTTCGCATACCGGCGTGCGCGGTGCCTGCGACAGCGTGCGCAACCTCTCGGACGGGCTGATGCAGCGCATCGCGTCCCAGGGCGGCCTCATCGGCATCGGCTACTGGGAAGGGGCTGTCTGCGACATCTCCCCCGCGGGTATCGCCCGCAGCATCGTCTACGCAGTCAATCTCGTGGGCGAGGATCATGTGGCCCTCGGCTCTGACTATGACGGGGCTACCCAGGTGGCCTTCGATACGTCCGAGCTGGCGGTGCTGACCGATGAACTGCTGAAGGCGGGCCTGCCGGAAGAAACCATCGCCAAGGTGATGGGCGGCAACCTGATCCGCTTCCTGCGGGCCAACCTGCCCGCCGATTGA